The Thermoanaerobaculia bacterium genomic interval CCTCGAGAGCTCGATGATGTCGTAGCGGACGAGCGCGTCCCAGCGGAGCTCGAATCGGCCGCGGGAGGCGGCCACGGGCTCGTAACGCTCCTCGGCTTCCGGAGTCGTCGCCGACGCCGGAGGAGGAGCGACCTGCGCCGCCGCGCGGGCCGTCCAGGCCAGGGTGGCCGCGGCGATCGCCGCGAAACCGCGCCTCATGCGGACTCTTCCCCCCGGGTCCGGCGGGGCCTGCCGGCGCGCGGCCCGACGCGCCTTTCCTCCCGGGGCTCCGCGCAACTCTCTTCGGGGGGCTTCAAGCCAATCTCCTCGCGCGCCTTACGCCACGACCTCCGAAAGGTCGCGGGAGAGCTCCGCCATCGACTGGTAGCGCTTGTCGGGATCCTTCTCGATCGATTTCATGACGATGCGCGCGATCTTCGGATCCACGTCCGGGTTCTTCGATTCGATCGGAGGGGGTTCCTCGTTGATGTGCTTGAGCACCACGCCGAGCGCCGAGTCTCCCTCGAACGGAAGCGCGCCCGAGAAGATCTCGTAGAACACGACGCCCGCGGAATAGACGTCCGTGCGGAGGTCGAGCGGACCGCCCCTGGCCTGTTCGGGGGAGATGTAATCGGGAGTCCCGACCACCATTCCCGTCGCGGTGAACCCCTTGTCCTCGGAAAGACGCGCGATGCCGAAGTCCATGATCTTCACGCCGCCGTTGGGTTCGATCAGGATGTTCTGCGGCTTGATGTCCCGGTGGATCACGCCCGCCGCGTGGGCGGCGGCGAGACCGCTGCAGATCTGGCGCGCGATGCGGAGACCCGCGGCGGTCGGGAGCAGCCGGTTCTGCGAGAGCAGGTGCTTGAGGGTGATGCCCCGGACGTACTCCATCGAGAGATAGCGCATTCCGTCGGCCTCGCCGAAATCGTGGGTGCGGAGGACGTTCTTGTGCGTGATCTTGCGCGCGAGACGAATCTCCTGCTTGAACCGGTCGACGAGGGTCGCATCCTGCGCGAGCGCTTCGCCGCGGAGGACCTTGATCGCCACGGCGTCGTCGAGCGTCCGGTCGTAGGCCTTGTACACGATCCCCATGCCGCCGACGCCGAGCTCCGATTCGATGTCGTATCTCCCCGCGAAGCGGGTGCCGACGCGCGGCGCGGGCCCGGAGCCGGACGCCGGGGACGTCGCGCCTCCGATCGCGAGCGTCTTCTGCGGCGGCGAGACGGGGATGTTCCCCCCCATCGTCAGCTGCGCGATCTGTTTCTCGAGCTCCGCCTTCTCCTTGAGCTCCTCGATCATCATCCGGAAGGAGCGCGCGAGGATGCCGATCTCGTCCTTCTGCTCGACCGGGAGCGGCACGTCGTACTGGCCGTCGCGGACCGCTTCGGTCGCCGCGACCATCCGGCCGATCGGCCCGGTCATCCGCCGGGCCAGGAGGTAGGAGATCACGAACGCGAGGAGAAGGGCGGCGATCCCGACGACGAGGAGCGTTTTCTCGATCTCGCGGAACGCCGCGAGCTCGGTCTTGAGGGACCGCAGCGTCACGACCGATCCCACGACCAGGCCGGAGGACAGGCGGAGCGGCCAGGAGAGCGACAGGTACGAATCTTCCCCGGTGTCGATCGACATCGGGCCGACGATCATGCCCTTCTGGAAGACCGCCGAGGTGACGTCCCCCCGGCTCTCGATCGCCCGCGCGAACGTCCGGGTGGCGCTGCCGAGCGTCGAGGCGACGACCTGCGGGCGCGGCGGATCGGCCGGTTTGTTCAGGTTGGAGAAGAACACGGCGTCGGTCGATGCGACGTCGTGGAAATTCTCCGCGACGCGGTCGTCGATCGCGAACGCCGCGATCAGGACGCCGAGCGTGCGCGCCCCGGTCCCTTCCCCGACGGCGACCGGCGCCGCGACGGCGTGGTACAGCTTTCCTTCCGAATACCAGATCCCCTGCGTTTCCGCCCCGTCGAGCGCCTTCTGGACGAGACCCGAATCGGAGAGATCGTGGCGCCATTCCCGCTTGTCGCTGCGGACGATCGAGACGCCCCGGGGATCGGTGACGATCAGGAAGTCGGCGCCCGTGGCGGAAGCCTGATCCTCCTTGAGACTGTTGAAGATCGTGGCGGGATCTCCTTCGTCGACGAGCGCCTTGAAACCGGAGTTGTCGACGACCGGCCGCAGGGCCCGGTGGAGCTTCTCGTACCGGTCTTCCTGGAAGTTGTCGTAGGCGTCCTTGGCGCGCGCGAGCGCCTTCCGGCTCGTCTGCTCCGCGATCGAGCGGACGCGGTAGCTCGAGATCTCGACGGCCGCCGCCAGAGCGATGAAGACCAGGAATGCGACCGCGAGGAAGATCTTGACCGTGAGGGAGAAGCGCGGGCGCTCGGAGCGCTCGCGCGGCGTCGGCGCCATCCGATTCGTGATCGGCGCGGACGGCGGCTCGAACCGGCGGGTCTCCTGCGGATTCGGAATCGGCGTGCTCACGGCGCGTCGCGGCCTCGGAGGCCGGAAGCGGGCTCGAACGAAGAGCGACGGCCGCGATCGGACACGGTGTCGGCGCTCGGGTTCAGTACCGATCCTCGTCCGGAGGAGGCGGCGGATAGTCCTGGCCGTACTTGTTCTTGTGCGGCTGCGGCTTGTAGGCGGAGACGTCGAAGGCGAGGGCCGCGGTCGCCGCCTCCCGCGCGCGGACGACGATGGGCTCGGACGTCTCGCC includes:
- a CDS encoding protein kinase, coding for MSTPIPNPQETRRFEPPSAPITNRMAPTPRERSERPRFSLTVKIFLAVAFLVFIALAAAVEISSYRVRSIAEQTSRKALARAKDAYDNFQEDRYEKLHRALRPVVDNSGFKALVDEGDPATIFNSLKEDQASATGADFLIVTDPRGVSIVRSDKREWRHDLSDSGLVQKALDGAETQGIWYSEGKLYHAVAAPVAVGEGTGARTLGVLIAAFAIDDRVAENFHDVASTDAVFFSNLNKPADPPRPQVVASTLGSATRTFARAIESRGDVTSAVFQKGMIVGPMSIDTGEDSYLSLSWPLRLSSGLVVGSVVTLRSLKTELAAFREIEKTLLVVGIAALLLAFVISYLLARRMTGPIGRMVAATEAVRDGQYDVPLPVEQKDEIGILARSFRMMIEELKEKAELEKQIAQLTMGGNIPVSPPQKTLAIGGATSPASGSGPAPRVGTRFAGRYDIESELGVGGMGIVYKAYDRTLDDAVAIKVLRGEALAQDATLVDRFKQEIRLARKITHKNVLRTHDFGEADGMRYLSMEYVRGITLKHLLSQNRLLPTAAGLRIARQICSGLAAAHAAGVIHRDIKPQNILIEPNGGVKIMDFGIARLSEDKGFTATGMVVGTPDYISPEQARGGPLDLRTDVYSAGVVFYEIFSGALPFEGDSALGVVLKHINEEPPPIESKNPDVDPKIARIVMKSIEKDPDKRYQSMAELSRDLSEVVA